The Thermus brockianus genome window below encodes:
- a CDS encoding 2-oxo acid dehydrogenase subunit E2: protein MELRLPQLGDNVSAATVVGVLVKEGDQVAPGQPVLELETDKAVMEVPAEAGGVVKRVLVKVGDEVRPGQPFLELAGEGEAQAGAEPPAKEPEGAPSASPKPQAPEAPSPGVPRLQEAFPSEERRLIPAAPSIRRLARELGVDLLRVRGTGLAGRITEEDVRRAAGLVEAPAEVLPTPPTPKLPDFAKWGPVRTEPMSGVRKATLRAMAQAWAQVPMVTHFDEADITELEALRKRYAKKAEERGFRLTLTAFLLKALALTLKAFPKFNASIDAEKAEVIYKDYVHIGVAVDTSHGLLVPVIRDVDQKGVLRLARELQEVSERARERKLAPEEMQGGTFSLSNLGGIGGVGFTPIVNWPEVAILGVSRSQMKPVWDAEKEAFVPRLYMPFSLTYDHRLIDGAEAARFCRHLAGLLEDPLGLALE, encoded by the coding sequence ATGGAACTTAGGCTTCCCCAGTTGGGCGATAACGTGAGCGCGGCCACGGTGGTGGGGGTCCTGGTCAAGGAAGGGGACCAGGTGGCCCCCGGCCAGCCGGTCTTGGAGCTGGAGACCGATAAGGCGGTGATGGAGGTGCCTGCGGAGGCGGGCGGGGTGGTGAAGCGGGTTTTGGTCAAGGTGGGGGACGAGGTGCGCCCGGGCCAGCCCTTCTTGGAGCTTGCCGGGGAAGGCGAGGCCCAAGCCGGGGCGGAGCCGCCCGCTAAGGAACCCGAGGGGGCACCCTCCGCTTCCCCCAAGCCCCAAGCCCCGGAGGCCCCTTCCCCGGGGGTGCCCAGGCTGCAGGAGGCCTTCCCTTCGGAGGAGCGCCGTCTCATCCCCGCTGCTCCTTCCATAAGGCGGCTTGCCCGGGAGCTAGGGGTGGACCTTTTGCGGGTGCGGGGGACGGGCCTTGCCGGGCGCATCACGGAGGAGGACGTGCGCCGGGCGGCGGGGCTTGTGGAGGCGCCCGCGGAGGTGCTCCCCACCCCACCTACCCCCAAGCTGCCCGATTTCGCCAAGTGGGGCCCGGTGCGCACCGAGCCCATGAGCGGGGTGCGCAAGGCCACCCTAAGGGCCATGGCCCAGGCCTGGGCCCAGGTGCCCATGGTCACCCACTTTGACGAGGCGGACATCACCGAGTTGGAGGCTTTGCGCAAGCGCTACGCCAAGAAGGCGGAGGAAAGGGGTTTCCGCCTCACCCTCACCGCCTTCCTCCTCAAGGCCTTGGCCCTCACCTTGAAGGCCTTCCCCAAGTTCAACGCCTCCATAGATGCGGAAAAGGCCGAGGTCATCTACAAGGACTACGTGCACATCGGCGTGGCCGTGGACACCTCCCACGGCCTCCTGGTCCCGGTAATCCGGGACGTGGACCAGAAGGGGGTTTTGCGCCTGGCCCGGGAGCTTCAGGAGGTTTCCGAAAGGGCGAGGGAGCGCAAGCTCGCCCCCGAGGAGATGCAAGGGGGTACCTTTAGCCTCTCCAACCTGGGCGGGATCGGCGGGGTGGGTTTCACCCCCATCGTCAACTGGCCCGAGGTGGCCATCCTAGGGGTTTCCCGCTCCCAGATGAAGCCCGTTTGGGATGCGGAGAAGGAGGCCTTCGTGCCGCGGCTCTATATGCCCTTTAGCCTTACCTACGACCACCGCCTCATTGACGGGGCGGAGGCCGCCCGCTTCTGCCGCCACCTGGCCGGGCTATTGGAGGACCCCTTGGGCCTCGCCCTGGAGTAG
- the hemC gene encoding hydroxymethylbilane synthase: MRVIVVGTRGSALALAQTRWVVERLKESWPEAEFKVKTVKTRGDQGADPREQAIFVKELQEALLSREIDIAVHSLKDLPTEEPPGLKIAAIPRRQDPRDVFLGRAYKRLEDLPQGAVVGTSSVRRKAQLLAHRPDLLVRELRGNVDTRLAALGNGEYDGIVLAAAGLLRLDLRNRIDQFLEPEVMLPAPGQGALALEVRQGDDLAEELCYALHHHPSHDRVRAERAFLKGLGAGCLAPVGALAQVAEDGTLVLEGGLFSPDGKSFIRAEIEGDASEAEELGLELAQDVLEQGGREILAQTRAV; encoded by the coding sequence ATGCGCGTCATCGTGGTGGGAACCCGGGGCAGCGCCCTCGCCCTGGCCCAGACCCGGTGGGTGGTGGAGCGCCTCAAGGAGAGCTGGCCCGAGGCGGAGTTTAAGGTCAAGACGGTGAAGACCCGGGGGGACCAGGGGGCGGACCCTAGGGAGCAGGCCATCTTCGTCAAGGAGCTTCAGGAGGCCCTGCTCTCCCGGGAGATTGACATCGCCGTGCACTCCCTCAAGGACCTGCCCACGGAGGAGCCCCCAGGACTCAAGATCGCCGCCATTCCCCGGCGGCAGGACCCCCGGGACGTCTTCCTGGGCAGGGCCTACAAGCGCCTGGAGGACCTGCCCCAAGGGGCGGTGGTGGGCACGAGCTCCGTGCGCCGCAAGGCGCAACTTCTCGCCCACCGGCCGGATTTGTTGGTGAGGGAGCTGAGGGGGAACGTGGACACCCGCTTGGCCGCCCTAGGCAACGGGGAGTACGACGGCATCGTCCTGGCGGCGGCGGGGCTTTTGCGGCTGGACCTCAGGAACCGCATTGACCAGTTCCTGGAGCCCGAGGTGATGCTCCCTGCCCCGGGCCAGGGGGCCTTGGCCCTGGAGGTGCGGCAGGGGGATGACCTGGCGGAGGAGCTCTGCTACGCCCTCCACCACCACCCCTCCCACGACCGGGTGCGGGCGGAGAGGGCCTTCCTCAAGGGCCTTGGGGCGGGTTGCCTGGCCCCTGTGGGGGCCTTGGCCCAGGTGGCGGAGGACGGCACATTGGTGTTGGAAGGCGGGCTCTTCTCCCCCGATGGCAAGAGCTTCATCCGGGCGGAGATTGAGGGGGACGCCTCGGAGGCGGAGGAGCTGGGACTGGAGCTCGCCCAAGACGTCCTGGAACAGGGGGGGCGGGAGATCCTCGCCCAAACCCGAGCGGTTTAG
- the perR gene encoding manganese-dependent transcriptional regulator PerR has translation MALKRLTRQRKAILEVVQKAHHHPDAAWIYQEVRKVVPKVSLGTVYRTLEALVAEGYLVPITKAGEATRYDANLHPHLHLICEACGAIVDLEVALPDLVTLAQEAHPGVEVRAAEVAFRGLCPTCKAAPRG, from the coding sequence ATGGCGCTGAAGCGTCTGACCCGCCAGCGCAAGGCCATCCTGGAGGTGGTGCAAAAGGCCCACCACCACCCGGACGCCGCCTGGATCTACCAGGAGGTGCGCAAGGTGGTGCCCAAGGTGAGCCTGGGCACGGTGTACCGCACCCTCGAGGCCCTGGTGGCGGAGGGGTATCTGGTGCCCATCACCAAGGCGGGGGAGGCCACCCGGTACGACGCCAACCTCCACCCCCACCTGCACCTCATCTGCGAGGCCTGTGGGGCCATCGTGGACCTGGAGGTGGCGCTTCCCGATTTGGTGACCTTGGCCCAGGAGGCCCACCCCGGGGTGGAGGTGCGGGCGGCCGAGGTGGCCTTTAGGGGGCTCTGCCCCACTTGCAAGGCGGCCCCCAGGGGCTAG
- a CDS encoding bifunctional folylpolyglutamate synthase/dihydrofolate synthase, whose product MDPLAWLYARQGVVTLGLERIRALLARLGNPQEAYPVALVGGTNGKGTAARALAAILEEAGFRVGLYTSPHLVAFRERIALTGEPIPEARLLSLLEEVRPHAEAVGASFFEATTALALLYFAQEGVGFSVLEVGLGGRLDATNAAEPTLALVTNIGHDHLEVLGPTLRDVAREKAGIFRQGVPALTAARGEGLEELKAQARALGTPLWVLGEDFHVGEVAPTPMGLAFTLALRGEGRRFQAPLLGPYQAENLALAAVGGRLLGAGWDAVERGLARTENPGRLERLSLGGKEVLLDGAHNPEGALALREALRFHGLLPAAFVLAFTKGKVHAPMAEALLGLGPVVLTRYASPRCEDPRALLPLFPGAEVEEDPLKALERALALGPRAVVAGSLYLVGEVKRRLLGLPPEERWQ is encoded by the coding sequence ATGGACCCCTTGGCCTGGCTCTACGCCCGCCAGGGGGTGGTGACCCTGGGCCTGGAGCGCATCCGGGCCCTCCTGGCCCGCTTGGGCAACCCCCAGGAGGCCTACCCCGTGGCCCTGGTGGGGGGGACGAACGGGAAGGGCACCGCCGCCCGGGCCCTCGCCGCCATCCTGGAGGAGGCGGGCTTTAGGGTGGGGCTTTACACGAGCCCCCACCTGGTGGCCTTCCGGGAGCGCATCGCCCTCACGGGGGAGCCCATTCCCGAGGCCCGCCTCCTCTCCCTCCTGGAGGAGGTCCGCCCCCACGCCGAGGCGGTGGGGGCGAGCTTCTTTGAGGCCACCACCGCTTTGGCCCTCCTCTACTTCGCCCAGGAGGGGGTGGGGTTTTCGGTCCTCGAGGTGGGCCTGGGGGGAAGGTTGGACGCCACCAACGCCGCCGAGCCCACCCTTGCCCTCGTCACCAACATCGGCCACGACCACCTGGAGGTCCTGGGGCCCACCCTGAGGGACGTGGCCCGGGAGAAGGCAGGGATTTTCCGCCAAGGGGTCCCCGCCCTCACCGCCGCCCGGGGGGAAGGCTTGGAGGAGCTCAAGGCCCAGGCCCGGGCCCTCGGCACCCCCCTTTGGGTCCTGGGGGAGGACTTCCACGTGGGGGAGGTGGCCCCCACCCCTATGGGCCTCGCCTTCACCCTGGCCCTTAGAGGGGAGGGGCGGCGCTTCCAAGCTCCCCTCCTCGGCCCCTACCAGGCGGAAAACCTGGCCCTGGCGGCGGTGGGGGGAAGGCTTTTGGGAGCGGGGTGGGACGCTGTGGAAAGGGGCCTGGCCCGTACGGAGAACCCGGGCAGGCTGGAAAGGCTGAGCCTAGGGGGGAAGGAGGTCCTCCTGGACGGGGCCCACAACCCGGAAGGCGCCCTGGCCCTGCGGGAAGCGCTCCGCTTCCACGGGCTTCTCCCCGCCGCCTTCGTCCTCGCCTTTACCAAGGGCAAGGTTCACGCCCCCATGGCGGAGGCCCTCCTTGGCCTCGGCCCCGTGGTCCTCACCCGCTACGCCTCCCCCCGGTGCGAGGACCCAAGGGCCCTCCTTCCCCTTTTCCCCGGGGCGGAGGTGGAGGAGGACCCCTTAAAGGCCCTAGAAAGGGCGCTTGCCCTAGGGCCCCGCGCGGTGGTGGCGGGAAGCCTCTACCTGGTGGGGGAGGTGAAGCGGCGCCTTTTGGGGCTTCCCCCCGAGGAGCGCTGGCAGTAG
- a CDS encoding aminotransferase class I/II-fold pyridoxal phosphate-dependent enzyme: protein MSRVPEPSVFLVVDEAKRRARERGVELIDLSIGSTDLPPPEAPLMALREALSDPRTYGYCLKSCTLPFLEAATTWYQGRYGVPLDPKREALALIGSQEGLAHLLLALTEPEDLLLLPEVAYPSYFGAARVASLRTYPIPLRPDGLADLKRVPEAVLREAKVLLLNYPNNPTGAVADWGYLEEALALAKRYGLWLIHDNPYVDQVYEGEAPSPLALPGAKERVVEFFSLSKSYNLAGFRLGFALGSEEAIGRLERVKGVIDFNQYAGILRLGVAALQTPREVTRGYAQVYRERALGMARALEGALALLPPRATMYLWGRLPQGVDDLDFALRLVERGVALAPGQGFGPGGRGFVRIALVRPLEDLLRAARIIREAL from the coding sequence ATGAGTAGGGTGCCGGAGCCCTCCGTCTTCCTGGTGGTGGACGAGGCCAAGCGAAGGGCCCGGGAAAGGGGGGTAGAGCTCATAGACCTCTCCATCGGCTCCACGGACCTCCCGCCCCCAGAAGCCCCCCTCATGGCCCTACGGGAGGCCCTCTCCGACCCCAGGACCTACGGCTACTGCCTAAAAAGCTGCACCCTACCCTTCCTGGAAGCGGCCACCACCTGGTACCAAGGGCGCTACGGCGTACCCCTAGACCCCAAGCGGGAGGCCCTGGCCCTCATCGGCAGCCAAGAGGGCCTCGCCCACCTCCTCCTCGCCCTCACGGAACCGGAAGACCTCCTCCTCCTCCCCGAGGTGGCCTACCCGAGCTACTTCGGTGCCGCCCGGGTGGCCTCCCTAAGGACCTACCCCATCCCCTTGCGTCCAGACGGCCTCGCCGACCTGAAGAGGGTGCCGGAGGCCGTCCTGCGGGAGGCTAAGGTCCTCCTCCTCAACTACCCCAACAACCCCACGGGGGCGGTGGCCGACTGGGGGTACCTGGAGGAGGCCCTGGCCCTGGCGAAGCGGTACGGGCTTTGGCTCATCCACGACAACCCCTACGTGGACCAGGTCTACGAGGGAGAGGCCCCTTCCCCCTTGGCCCTCCCCGGGGCCAAGGAGCGGGTGGTGGAGTTCTTCTCCCTCTCCAAGAGCTACAACCTGGCGGGCTTCCGCCTGGGCTTCGCCTTGGGAAGCGAGGAGGCCATAGGGCGGCTAGAGCGGGTGAAGGGGGTCATAGACTTCAACCAGTACGCCGGCATCCTGCGCCTGGGGGTGGCGGCCCTCCAGACCCCGAGGGAGGTCACCCGGGGCTATGCCCAGGTCTACCGGGAAAGGGCCCTGGGAATGGCGCGGGCGCTGGAGGGGGCCCTGGCGCTTCTGCCCCCCCGGGCCACCATGTACCTCTGGGGCAGGTTGCCCCAGGGGGTGGACGACCTGGACTTCGCCCTGCGCCTGGTGGAACGGGGCGTGGCCTTGGCCCCAGGCCAAGGCTTTGGCCCTGGGGGAAGGGGTTTTGTCCGCATCGCCCTGGTGCGGCCCCTGGAGGACCTCCTCCGGGCAGCCCGGATCATCCGGGAAGCCCTCTAG
- a CDS encoding MogA/MoaB family molybdenum cofactor biosynthesis protein: MFRVGILTVSDKGFRGEREDITHLALREALKGGPYEVVAYEVVPDEPPMIKKVLRLWTDREGLDLILTNGGTGLSPRDRTPEATREVLEREVPGLPELMRLKGLEKTPMAALSRGVAGVRGRTLILNLPGSPKGARESLEAVLPVLPHALSLVTGKVWREGHHE; the protein is encoded by the coding sequence ATGTTCCGCGTGGGCATCCTCACGGTCTCCGACAAGGGCTTCCGCGGCGAGCGGGAGGACATCACCCACCTGGCCCTGCGGGAGGCCCTCAAGGGGGGGCCCTACGAGGTGGTGGCCTACGAGGTGGTGCCCGACGAGCCCCCCATGATCAAGAAGGTGCTCCGGCTTTGGACCGACCGGGAGGGTTTAGACCTCATCCTCACCAACGGGGGCACGGGCCTGAGCCCCCGGGACCGGACCCCCGAGGCCACCCGGGAGGTCTTGGAGCGGGAGGTGCCGGGCCTTCCCGAACTCATGCGCCTGAAGGGCCTGGAGAAAACCCCCATGGCCGCCCTCTCCCGGGGGGTGGCGGGGGTGCGGGGCAGGACCCTCATCCTGAACCTGCCGGGAAGCCCCAAGGGGGCGCGGGAGTCCCTGGAGGCGGTGCTGCCCGTGTTGCCCCACGCCCTGAGCCTGGTCACGGGCAAGGTCTGGCGGGAGGGGCACCATGAGTAG
- a CDS encoding transposase: MEAHQTPLPSYPALEELVPCSRHGSKPACQKGEKPGRPRTFSDLSLFLFHLVRALLGFSSERMRRELARNPRLRKRLGLERVPSSATLSERSRKLPWPLLRGGKRVGRGRRVLAMDATLLPAQRSDGEAAWGVGSDGGWVYGYKLHLLVDLDTGEVLALRVTPASWHDSPVGRGMLWGWRGFLGRSPPWWWRTRPTRGKPTFG, translated from the coding sequence GTGGAAGCACACCAGACGCCCCTTCCATCCTACCCTGCCCTGGAGGAACTGGTCCCCTGCTCCAGGCATGGCTCCAAGCCCGCTTGCCAGAAGGGAGAGAAACCCGGCAGGCCCAGGACCTTCTCCGACCTCAGCCTCTTTCTCTTCCACCTGGTCCGCGCCCTCCTGGGCTTCTCCAGCGAACGCATGCGCCGGGAACTGGCCCGCAACCCTAGGCTCCGCAAGCGCCTCGGTCTAGAGCGCGTTCCCTCCTCTGCCACCCTCAGCGAGCGGAGCCGGAAGCTACCCTGGCCCCTCCTGCGGGGAGGGAAGCGGGTGGGCCGGGGGAGGCGGGTGCTGGCCATGGACGCCACCCTTCTCCCCGCCCAGAGGTCGGATGGGGAGGCGGCTTGGGGCGTGGGCTCGGATGGGGGCTGGGTTTATGGGTACAAGCTCCACCTCCTCGTGGACCTGGACACGGGGGAGGTGCTGGCCCTACGGGTGACCCCGGCCTCATGGCACGACTCCCCGGTGGGGCGGGGGATGCTCTGGGGGTGGAGAGGTTTCCTGGGGAGAAGCCCCCCGTGGTGGTGGCGGACGCGGCCTACGAGGGGGAAGCCAACTTTCGGTTGA
- a CDS encoding ScyD/ScyE family protein, translating into MGKLWAGAFLVLGLAVAAQGVPVITGLNGPMGLLFAPDGRLYVVEYGLGGDTEVEAINPETGEKVLARMGATSRVLRLEPDGALEEVARFPSVAFGQESSGASRLAWLGGLLVTSGGWNQASMDPMPLMAVVARVGPQGPEKVADLWAFEKAQNPDGYHLDSHPYGLTVGGDGYVYVTDAGANALLRVNPSTGAVRLVATFAGLPGPFANPARGGAQEMDPVPTAVVVKNGVFYVSLLSGGPFLKGAAKVVKVEGGKVSDYAAGATMLTDLQEGPDGQLYAVRFAETGERGPIPGTGAVLRVRPGGFEVVVDGLAFPTALAITPSGDLYVTVNGVGAPGSGAVWKFAGAVR; encoded by the coding sequence ATGGGAAAGCTATGGGCAGGAGCATTTCTGGTCCTGGGCTTGGCGGTGGCCGCCCAGGGAGTGCCGGTCATTACCGGTTTGAACGGGCCCATGGGGCTGCTCTTTGCCCCCGATGGGCGGCTTTATGTGGTGGAATACGGTCTGGGCGGGGATACCGAGGTGGAGGCGATAAATCCGGAAACAGGGGAGAAGGTGTTGGCCCGCATGGGCGCCACCTCCCGGGTCTTGCGCTTGGAACCCGATGGGGCCCTTGAGGAAGTGGCCCGCTTCCCCTCCGTGGCTTTTGGTCAGGAGTCCAGCGGGGCCTCGAGGCTGGCCTGGTTGGGCGGGCTTTTGGTCACCAGCGGGGGCTGGAACCAGGCGAGCATGGACCCCATGCCCCTCATGGCGGTGGTGGCCCGGGTAGGGCCTCAGGGGCCCGAGAAGGTAGCGGACCTTTGGGCCTTTGAGAAAGCCCAAAACCCGGATGGTTACCACTTGGACTCCCACCCTTACGGCCTGACCGTGGGGGGCGATGGCTACGTCTACGTGACCGACGCCGGGGCCAACGCCCTTCTGCGGGTCAACCCCTCCACTGGGGCGGTACGTCTGGTGGCGACCTTCGCCGGCTTGCCGGGCCCCTTCGCTAACCCTGCCCGGGGTGGAGCCCAGGAGATGGACCCCGTGCCCACAGCGGTGGTGGTGAAAAACGGGGTCTTCTACGTGAGCCTGCTTTCGGGTGGCCCCTTTCTTAAGGGAGCCGCCAAGGTGGTGAAGGTGGAGGGGGGCAAGGTGAGCGATTACGCCGCCGGGGCCACCATGCTCACCGACCTTCAGGAGGGGCCAGACGGCCAGCTTTATGCCGTGCGCTTTGCGGAAACCGGGGAGCGGGGGCCTATCCCAGGTACCGGGGCGGTGCTCCGGGTGCGGCCTGGGGGCTTTGAGGTGGTGGTGGACGGGCTTGCCTTCCCCACGGCCTTGGCCATCACCCCAAGCGGCGACCTTTACGTGACGGTGAACGGCGTGGGGGCCCCGGGCAGCGGGGCGGTCTGGAAGTTCGCCGGGGCGGTTCGGTAG
- a CDS encoding M28 family metallopeptidase, whose product MLGKVETLKAVLALLHLPHRGSATPEEAEAFRRLRAFLEARGEAVETLPFRGVRSYGPELFGISLLLALSPLSPIFPLLGALAFSLYFQGYRPWGFLLDRHPSQNLLAWKGEGKRALVLLAHVDTAKTFFLYHPKRVRGFRQNFLLNATLAFLSPLLALTPLKWPLGLYFLLQAGLLLYREVRAPYVEGGNDNASGVAVATALFLETEPPKGWRLGLALTGCEEVGALGAKALARHLPPGTLVLNLDNVGRGELFYAEGEGMLRYTPYRGPLLEAARRTPGARPLRYRLAYFDALPLAQRGFPTLTLIRLDGGVPPDWHWPTDTFARLDLNALAETLTYGQALLARVWGSSWDGVLA is encoded by the coding sequence ATGCTGGGGAAGGTGGAGACGCTAAAAGCGGTCCTCGCCCTCCTCCACCTCCCCCACCGGGGAAGCGCCACGCCCGAGGAGGCCGAGGCCTTCCGCCGCCTAAGGGCGTTCTTGGAGGCGAGGGGAGAAGCGGTGGAGACCCTACCCTTCCGGGGGGTGAGAAGCTACGGCCCCGAACTCTTTGGCATCAGCCTCCTCCTCGCCCTAAGCCCCCTTTCCCCCATCTTCCCCCTCCTTGGGGCCCTGGCCTTCTCCCTCTACTTTCAGGGGTATCGGCCTTGGGGCTTCCTCTTGGACCGCCACCCCTCGCAAAACCTCCTGGCCTGGAAGGGCGAGGGAAAAAGGGCCCTGGTCCTCCTGGCCCACGTGGACACCGCCAAGACCTTCTTCCTCTACCACCCCAAGCGGGTGAGGGGCTTCCGGCAAAACTTCCTCCTCAACGCCACCCTGGCCTTCCTGAGCCCCCTCCTCGCCCTCACGCCCCTCAAGTGGCCCCTTGGCCTTTACTTCCTCCTCCAGGCGGGCCTTCTCCTTTACCGGGAGGTAAGGGCGCCCTACGTGGAAGGGGGGAACGACAACGCCAGCGGGGTGGCGGTGGCCACGGCCCTTTTCCTGGAAACCGAACCGCCCAAGGGATGGCGGCTTGGCCTCGCCCTCACGGGGTGCGAGGAGGTGGGGGCGCTGGGGGCCAAGGCCCTCGCCCGCCACCTGCCTCCGGGAACCCTCGTCCTCAACCTGGACAACGTGGGCCGGGGGGAGCTCTTTTACGCCGAGGGGGAGGGGATGCTCCGCTACACCCCTTACCGCGGGCCCCTCTTGGAGGCCGCCCGCAGGACCCCCGGGGCCAGGCCCCTCCGCTACCGCCTGGCCTACTTTGACGCCCTGCCCCTGGCGCAAAGGGGCTTTCCCACCCTCACCCTCATCCGCCTGGATGGGGGCGTGCCCCCCGACTGGCACTGGCCCACGGACACCTTCGCCCGGCTGGACCTCAACGCCTTGGCGGAGACGCTAACCTACGGCCAGGCCCTCCTGGCCCGGGTGTGGGGAAGCTCTTGGGACGGGGTCCTGGCCTAG
- a CDS encoding GNAT family N-acetyltransferase yields the protein MWTFPERLAGRYVRLEPLSLSHLPGFLAQYDPEVYRFLSRIPLAPTEEALRAHLEALLSEPGRVNWAVYLGEALAGRISVIAPEPEHLKLEIGTMIFKPFWGSPANKEAKYLLLRHAFEVLGAERVQFKVNLQNERSQRALESLGAVREGVLRRNRRLPDGSFRDDVVYSLLREEWPQVKARLEARLYGGP from the coding sequence ATGTGGACCTTCCCCGAGCGCCTGGCTGGGCGGTACGTGCGCCTAGAACCCCTAAGCCTCAGCCATCTCCCCGGCTTCCTCGCCCAGTATGACCCCGAGGTCTACCGCTTCCTAAGCCGCATTCCCCTGGCCCCCACGGAGGAAGCCCTAAGGGCCCACCTGGAGGCCCTCCTCTCCGAGCCCGGCCGGGTGAACTGGGCGGTCTATTTAGGGGAAGCCCTGGCGGGGCGCATCTCCGTCATCGCCCCGGAGCCCGAACACCTGAAGCTGGAGATCGGCACCATGATCTTCAAGCCCTTCTGGGGAAGCCCCGCCAACAAGGAGGCCAAGTACCTCCTCCTCCGCCACGCCTTTGAGGTGCTGGGGGCGGAGCGGGTCCAGTTCAAGGTGAACCTGCAAAACGAGCGGAGCCAAAGGGCCCTGGAGTCCTTGGGGGCGGTGCGGGAAGGGGTGTTGCGGAGAAACCGCAGGCTTCCCGACGGGAGCTTTCGCGACGACGTGGTCTATAGCCTCCTGCGGGAGGAATGGCCCCAGGTGAAGGCCCGCCTCGAGGCCCGGCTCTATGGAGGCCCTTAG
- a CDS encoding amidase: MDLLEAKALLERGKTTPLALLEEALERAKAFADRNALAYLDEEAARKEAEALTEELRQGRPRGPLHGLPLTVKDLFPVKGMPTRAGTRAPLPPLPEEAQAVRRLREAGALLFAKTNMHEIALGITGENPWTGPVRNAIDPTRQAGGSSGGSAVAVALGIGLASLGTDTGGSIRIPAAFNGVVGFKPSYGRISLEGALPLSRSTDHAGPLTRTVRDAHFLAEILAGESIPLEAPQNPTFGVPLDFLEGRLGQGVRRAFLRLLEDLPTLRAEVKEVSLPLQGVYEVYTRLVRYEAARIHEKALRENPEGFSPQVREALLQGLALTEKDYRDAVAEREVLRLSLMKALRGVDALLLPAQPLPAPPLGTEEVELESGRKGHREAFITLTLPFSLLGVPTLALPFARVEGMPVGLQVVGPYAEDGKVLAIGGWLEERLK; this comes from the coding sequence ATGGACCTCCTCGAGGCTAAAGCCCTCCTGGAACGGGGCAAGACCACCCCCTTGGCCCTTTTGGAAGAGGCCCTGGAAAGGGCCAAGGCCTTCGCCGACCGGAACGCCTTGGCCTACCTGGACGAGGAAGCCGCCCGCAAGGAGGCGGAGGCCCTCACGGAAGAGCTTAGGCAGGGGCGGCCTCGAGGCCCCCTCCACGGCCTCCCCCTCACGGTCAAAGACCTCTTCCCCGTGAAGGGCATGCCCACCCGGGCGGGAACCCGGGCCCCCCTCCCCCCCCTTCCCGAGGAGGCCCAGGCGGTGCGGCGGCTAAGAGAGGCGGGGGCCCTCCTTTTCGCCAAGACCAACATGCACGAGATCGCCCTGGGGATCACGGGGGAAAACCCCTGGACGGGCCCCGTGCGCAACGCCATAGACCCCACCCGCCAGGCCGGGGGCTCCAGCGGCGGGAGCGCCGTGGCCGTGGCCCTGGGCATCGGCCTCGCCTCCTTGGGCACGGACACCGGGGGCTCCATCCGCATCCCCGCCGCCTTCAACGGGGTGGTGGGCTTTAAGCCCTCCTACGGCCGCATCTCCTTGGAAGGGGCCCTGCCCCTTTCCCGCTCCACGGACCACGCCGGGCCCCTCACCCGCACGGTGCGGGATGCCCACTTCCTGGCGGAGATCCTGGCCGGGGAGAGCATCCCCCTCGAGGCCCCGCAAAACCCCACCTTCGGCGTCCCCCTGGACTTCCTGGAGGGAAGGCTGGGCCAGGGGGTAAGGAGGGCCTTCCTCCGCCTTCTGGAGGACCTCCCCACCCTGCGGGCGGAGGTCAAGGAGGTCTCCCTCCCCCTTCAGGGGGTCTACGAGGTCTACACCCGCCTGGTGCGCTACGAGGCCGCCCGCATCCACGAGAAGGCCCTAAGGGAAAACCCCGAGGGCTTCTCCCCCCAGGTGCGGGAGGCCCTCCTCCAGGGGCTTGCCCTCACGGAGAAGGACTACCGCGATGCCGTGGCCGAGCGGGAGGTCCTGCGCCTTTCCCTCATGAAGGCCCTGAGGGGCGTGGACGCCCTCCTCCTCCCCGCCCAACCCCTCCCCGCCCCCCCCTTGGGCACGGAGGAGGTGGAGCTGGAATCGGGCCGCAAGGGCCACCGGGAAGCCTTCATCACCCTCACCCTGCCCTTTAGCCTCCTCGGGGTGCCCACCCTCGCCCTCCCCTTCGCCCGGGTGGAGGGGATGCCCGTGGGGCTCCAGGTGGTGGGGCCCTACGCCGAGGACGGCAAGGTCCTCGCCATCGGGGGCTGGCTGGAAGAGCGCCTAAAGTAG